In Synergistaceae bacterium, the DNA window TGTATAAAACGAGATTCCGACTGGCAGGACAAATTTTAACGTGAGAGGCTGCAATTTCAGCGCGAATATATTCAAGAAATTAACGAGACTCGCCGCGAAAAAATTATAATACTTGAATACAAATAATACTCCCAGACAAGCAATTAACGAGAATGCGAGAATAAATTTTTTTGTCGAGTCATAACGCCTGATTAACAACGCGGCCAAGTATGAAATTATTGTCGTAAATAATATTAATGCGATATATTTAACGTTCCAGCTCATGTAAAAATAATAGCTCGATATGAGAATAATAACGCCCCTGAATTTATCAGGCAGCACCCAGTAAAGAGCGAACACAAACGGAAAGAATACAGCGAACTGCCACGAATTAAATAGCATTAATTGACTCCTTATATAAATATGCCTGATTATAACACAATAAAAAAATTCTCCCGGCCTTTCTTGACTGGGAGAACTTGAAAAATTTTACTTTACTAAATTTATTTGATAGTCTCTTTTTATGCCGCGTTCTTCGTCAGTTCCCGGAATGAGTGAGTCAAAAACTGCCGCGCAAATTCCTGCAACTGCCATCGGAGTCTTTAACACTGCCCAGATCATTCCGCCTAAAGTTTGATATAACTGGCTGCTCTCAGGGTTAATAAATAATGCTTGATTCTGTTCAACCCAGCCGGGAAGACCTAAAGCCATCAAGAAAGCAAAGCCGACTATTAAAATATTTCTCTGGCTCGACATGTCAGCACGCATTAAAGTCTGTATACCCATTGCGCCGATTGTCCCGAATAAAGCTATATAAGCACCTCCGATAATGGGCGAGGGCATTGTTGCAATTAACGCGCTCAACTTCCCGACAAAGCTCATGAGAATTAATATTACTGCACCTGTACGAACTACGACTCTTGAAGCGACTCCGGTCAATCCTATCAAGCCTATATTTTCAGTGTATGAAGTCGTACCTACTGAGCCGAACACGCCCGATAAAGCACAGCAAAGTCCTTCAGCTCCGATCCCCCGGCTTATAGTGTCAGAGTCAGGATCTTCAACGCCCGACGCATAAGAAACTGAATGATAATCGCCGATTGATTCAATCATTGTAGCGAAAAATCCAGCCAGTAAAGCAGCAACTGTCATTAAGCTGAATTTCGGCATACCCCAGGGAATTATTACATTTTTGAAATCGCGAATCCATGGAGCTTCACTGACTTTTGCAAGATTTATATATGCAGGGTGATCCGGCCCGAAAACTCCATTACTTGATAAAACTAGACAAACGCAATAAGTTACTACTATAGCAAGCAAAATCGCGAAAATGTTTATATATTTATTCTTGATTACTAAGCTGAACAGGAAAATTAATATAACTACTGCGAGGGAGGCCGGCCAATAATTAGCAGCGTTGCCCTGTACTGCAGTATTTGCAAGGGAAAATCCTATAGCCATTATAACCGGACCGATTACAACAGGCGTTATTACTCTGCGAATCACTCCAACGATTCTGCTGTAGCCTATGACCGATAAAATTATTCCGCCTGCGATTAGACCTCCGCCCATGTATTGCATTACTGTTTCAGGTCCTGCTGCCTTGTAAAGCGCGATTACCGTCATAACCGAGGGGATAAAAGAAAAGCTCGATCCTTGTACTATTGGAAGTCCTGAACCGAGCTTTTTGCTTGTCTGAATTAATGTCGCTACACCCATTCCGAAATATACACAAGAGATTAACGAGGCTATTTGTAACGCGTCCATTCCCATCGCGGGACCAAATATTAACGGAACTAGTGTTGTTGAACCAAAAAGTGTTAAAACGTGCTGCGCTCCCGAAAGAAGCATTATTACGAACGGCGGCCGATCGTTGATGCCATAAACCATTTTTCTGGCCATGTATAAACCTCCTGAAAAAATTTTCTTTTCAGGTGCGAAATTATGAGGGATAAATAAATTTTTGTCAAGTGTATAATAATAAAAAATTTTTCAAGTAAGAAAGAAAGTATGTGATTTATTTATGAAGCGTTTTATATTCGCAATTGTAATAATTATATCTCTTAGTGTAACAGCATTTGCAGATATTCCCAGCCCTGAGAGATTCAGAAAGCCCCGCCCCGTTCCTGCGACTACTGAAAATTTCAGGCCGATTCCTGTTCCTAATCGTCAGGGAGCAAGAACACGCGCAAAATTTAATTTAGTACCCGTTAAAGATCAAGATTGTGCGTTCGAACTTGCTATTAATATTTCTAAAGATGTCGATTATTTTATTACATTCAGGGATCTTGACTCTAAAAAAGTAATTGACTCAGTTAAAGCTAAAAGCAGCGGAGAATCTCAAATAAAGCACGTATTTAAATATAATCGTCCGGAAAAGAATCAAGAAATAAAATATTTACTTAGTGCCAAGTGTAAAGCAGAAGGCCGCCGAGAAATAAATTATATAAAGCGCATAACTTTGTATAACGTGAACGACGTGATTTATTTCATGACGAATTAAATAATGCTATATTTGTGTACAGTCCTGCATTTTTCAGTAGACGGACTCTGCGGGGCAGTTCTTGCAAGTTACGCCGTGAATGAGCCTGATTTTGACAAGATAATTTATTATTTCGGGCTTTACACGGTGATAGCGTTTGGGCTGCAATTTCTAGCGGGCTTGCTTCTTGATAGACGCAAAAATTTTGTGCTGCCTGCGTTTGTTGCTGCTCCTGTTTTACTTGCCGGGGGATTATTTACGAGTCTGGGAATATTTTGGCAAGTTATATTAATTGCGCTGGGTAATTGTTTATTTCATGTTTCAGCAGGAGTGTTAATTTTGACTCAATATAAAAATTTTCGTGAACCCGGCATATTTGTATCAAGCGGTGCATTAGGTCTAGGACTTGGCCTTGCTGAGATAATAAGCGCGCCTATATTCGAGGCAATTTGCGTTATATTCACGTTGATTGCTTTATATTTCGCTAAAAAATTTAATTTCGAGCTTGAATCCATAAACGAGTCAAAATCTGAAAAAGTTTCTTGCTCGTTAATAGTCGGAGCGTCTTTATTACTTGGCTGTGTGATTTT includes these proteins:
- a CDS encoding purine/pyrimidine permease, which gives rise to MARKMVYGINDRPPFVIMLLSGAQHVLTLFGSTTLVPLIFGPAMGMDALQIASLISCVYFGMGVATLIQTSKKLGSGLPIVQGSSFSFIPSVMTVIALYKAAGPETVMQYMGGGLIAGGIILSVIGYSRIVGVIRRVITPVVIGPVIMAIGFSLANTAVQGNAANYWPASLAVVILIFLFSLVIKNKYINIFAILLAIVVTYCVCLVLSSNGVFGPDHPAYINLAKVSEAPWIRDFKNVIIPWGMPKFSLMTVAALLAGFFATMIESIGDYHSVSYASGVEDPDSDTISRGIGAEGLCCALSGVFGSVGTTSYTENIGLIGLTGVASRVVVRTGAVILILMSFVGKLSALIATMPSPIIGGAYIALFGTIGAMGIQTLMRADMSSQRNILIVGFAFLMALGLPGWVEQNQALFINPESSQLYQTLGGMIWAVLKTPMAVAGICAAVFDSLIPGTDEERGIKRDYQINLVK